A DNA window from Streptomyces sp. CA-278952 contains the following coding sequences:
- a CDS encoding IclR family transcriptional regulator: MTTASSTAVPTLIGSVQRALRLLEAVGTHRDGAPAKQLAREAGLPLPTAYHLLRTLTHEGYLRRENGVFLFGAAAENLTAAPGVRSRPRPASVADSLGRWRDAIGAPVYCAVYCDGEIDLIAVADAPETPAVEEWASFRETAHAHAIGQCLLAQLDERAREDHLDRHPVRPLTRYSVRDRATLLERLRTLRRGEPVIERQEYALGTVCAAIPVTAGATIAAMAISVPLDREDRLLPAVEQLRGEVASLLRSLVFSISI; encoded by the coding sequence TTGACCACGGCATCTAGCACCGCTGTGCCGACGTTGATCGGTTCGGTTCAGCGAGCATTGAGGCTGCTGGAGGCTGTGGGCACCCATCGGGACGGGGCGCCCGCCAAGCAACTGGCACGTGAGGCGGGGCTTCCGCTCCCGACCGCGTACCACTTGCTGCGGACCCTGACGCATGAGGGCTATCTCCGCCGCGAGAACGGTGTCTTCTTGTTCGGCGCGGCCGCCGAGAACCTGACCGCCGCCCCCGGGGTCCGGAGCCGCCCGCGCCCCGCCTCCGTCGCCGATTCCCTCGGCCGCTGGCGGGACGCCATCGGAGCCCCGGTGTACTGCGCCGTCTACTGCGACGGCGAGATCGATCTCATCGCGGTCGCGGACGCCCCCGAAACCCCGGCCGTGGAGGAGTGGGCCTCGTTCCGGGAAACCGCGCACGCGCACGCCATCGGCCAGTGTCTGCTCGCCCAACTCGACGAGCGAGCCCGCGAGGATCACCTCGACCGGCACCCCGTGCGCCCTCTCACCCGTTACTCAGTGCGAGATCGCGCCACGCTTCTGGAACGGCTGCGCACCCTCCGACGAGGTGAACCGGTCATCGAACGCCAGGAGTACGCACTGGGGACCGTGTGCGCCGCGATTCCCGTCACGGCCGGTGCCACCATTGCGGCGATGGCCATTTCCGTACCTCTCGACCGAGAGGATCGGTTGCTGCCCGCAGTCGAACAACTACGTGGCGAAGTCGCCAGCCTCTTGCGTTCGCTCGTGTTCTCTATCAGTATCTGA
- a CDS encoding metallophosphoesterase — translation MVEGSMTQGAGQEPVVRTATLRDFRVPPYAQTPVPPPAQAAPPSPVPPRAPEPNPPAPGASVPPAVPPRAPAPPRPPHPGNAVVGDEQPEGYTPTERDLPVIRRGDTVQVQTVPEPRLVAEESRGPLFVVGDVHGYLDELIAALGAQGLIDADGNWAAGNARLWFLGDFTDRGPDGIGVIDLVMRLSAEAAAAGGYCKALMGNHELLLIGAKRFADTPVNSGAGTATFQAAWLLNGGQKTDMERLQDVHLQWMSRLDAVVEEDGHLLMHSDTTAYLDYGSTIEDVNDTITAILTRNDADECWDLFRKLTKRFAFRDEGGAQAVRELLTTYGGQRVVHGHSPIPYLLGEVGTEDGEDSAGPVINGPHVYADDLAIAMDGGVTMAGKLLVVQLPLHD, via the coding sequence GTGGTGGAGGGGTCGATGACTCAGGGGGCCGGTCAGGAACCCGTGGTGCGGACGGCGACGTTGCGTGACTTCCGGGTTCCGCCGTATGCGCAGACACCCGTGCCACCGCCAGCACAGGCGGCACCTCCTTCCCCGGTGCCACCGCGGGCGCCGGAACCGAACCCTCCGGCGCCCGGTGCCTCGGTGCCCCCGGCAGTGCCGCCGCGCGCTCCCGCCCCGCCCCGGCCGCCGCATCCCGGTAACGCCGTCGTGGGCGACGAGCAGCCGGAGGGCTACACCCCGACCGAGCGGGACCTCCCGGTCATCCGTCGCGGCGACACGGTCCAGGTGCAGACGGTTCCCGAGCCGCGCCTCGTGGCCGAGGAAAGCCGCGGCCCGCTCTTCGTCGTCGGCGACGTCCACGGCTACCTCGACGAGCTGATCGCCGCCCTCGGCGCGCAGGGCCTCATCGACGCCGACGGGAACTGGGCCGCGGGCAACGCCCGCCTGTGGTTCCTCGGCGACTTCACCGACCGCGGGCCCGACGGCATCGGGGTCATCGACCTCGTCATGCGACTCTCCGCCGAGGCGGCGGCGGCCGGCGGCTACTGCAAGGCCCTGATGGGCAACCACGAGCTGCTGCTGATCGGTGCCAAGCGGTTCGCCGACACCCCCGTCAACTCCGGGGCGGGCACCGCCACCTTCCAGGCCGCCTGGCTGCTCAACGGCGGCCAGAAGACCGACATGGAGCGCCTCCAGGACGTCCACCTCCAGTGGATGTCCCGGCTCGACGCGGTCGTCGAGGAGGACGGGCATCTGCTGATGCACTCCGACACGACGGCCTACCTCGACTACGGGTCCACCATCGAGGACGTCAATGACACGATCACGGCCATTCTCACGCGCAATGACGCCGACGAGTGCTGGGACCTCTTCCGCAAGCTCACCAAGCGGTTCGCCTTCCGGGACGAGGGCGGCGCCCAGGCGGTGCGCGAGCTGCTGACGACGTACGGCGGACAGCGCGTCGTCCATGGTCACAGCCCCATTCCGTACCTCCTGGGCGAGGTCGGCACGGAGGACGGCGAGGACAGCGCAGGGCCCGTGATCAACGGCCCGCACGTGTACGCGGACGATCTCGCCATCGCCATGGACGGCGGAGTGACCATGGCCGGAAAGCTGTTGGTGGTGCAACTCCCGCTGCATGACTGA
- a CDS encoding GNAT family N-acetyltransferase, whose amino-acid sequence MHSPSPLPLVELPIRRLNRGDLVPCADLCDDRGWPRDEHRWGLLLSAGTGYGIDAPDGKGLAATCLTMPYGSDLTAVGMLLVADRYGRRGLARRLMRHVMEAVGDTPLILYATEQGQPLYEDLGFSPVGRAARVGGHFGAGGSDVSPSGSPSPSASRPSVTTRPAAADDLRALVRLDLPVFGADRTHLLARLPAFSDRLQVAEEHGELIGYAALWPSGQTEVVGPLIARDTATAQALVTAVAATTDRPLRIDVEGRHKELLGWLAESGLEPLSRTTVMTHGIPDLPGDAARRFAPLTLATG is encoded by the coding sequence ATGCACAGCCCATCACCCCTTCCCCTCGTCGAGCTGCCGATCCGGCGTCTGAACCGGGGAGACCTGGTCCCGTGCGCCGATCTCTGCGATGACCGCGGCTGGCCGCGCGACGAACACCGGTGGGGGCTGCTCCTCTCGGCCGGCACCGGATACGGGATCGACGCTCCGGACGGCAAGGGCCTGGCGGCGACCTGCCTGACCATGCCGTACGGATCCGACCTCACGGCGGTCGGCATGCTGCTCGTCGCCGACCGCTACGGACGCCGGGGGCTCGCCCGCCGACTCATGCGGCACGTGATGGAAGCCGTGGGGGACACCCCGCTCATCCTGTACGCCACCGAACAGGGACAGCCGCTCTACGAGGACCTCGGCTTCTCCCCGGTGGGCCGGGCCGCACGCGTCGGCGGCCATTTCGGGGCGGGCGGCTCCGACGTCTCCCCCTCCGGCTCTCCCTCCCCCTCGGCCTCTCGCCCGTCCGTGACCACCCGCCCGGCAGCGGCAGACGACCTGCGGGCGTTGGTCCGGCTCGACCTCCCCGTCTTCGGCGCCGACCGGACGCATCTTCTCGCCCGGCTGCCCGCCTTCTCCGACCGGCTCCAGGTCGCCGAGGAGCACGGCGAGCTGATCGGCTACGCGGCGCTCTGGCCGAGCGGGCAGACCGAGGTCGTCGGGCCGCTGATCGCCCGGGACACGGCCACCGCGCAGGCCCTGGTCACGGCCGTGGCCGCCACGACGGACCGGCCGCTGCGGATCGATGTCGAGGGCCGGCACAAGGAACTGCTCGGCTGGCTGGCGGAGAGCGGGCTGGAGCCCCTCTCCCGGACCACCGTGATGACGCACGGCATCCCGGACCTGCCCGGCGACGCAGCCCGCAGGTTCGCTCCGCTCACCCTCGCGACGGGCTGA
- a CDS encoding cystathionine gamma-lyase codes for MSTMGDGTRAVRAGLPEPEQFGPTLPGPVFAAHFHLSGEPVGPYTYGRETNPTWTHLERAIGELEAPGEEVGTTVFASGMAAITAVLLSQVRSGDAVVLPDDGYQALPLVREQLEAYGVEVRTAPTGGDAQLALLTGAKLLWIESPSNPGLDVCDIRRLVDAAHATGALVAVDNTLATPIGQRPLELGADFSVASDTKGMTGHGDILLGHVTCRDPRLTADVRRWRKVVGAIPGPMEAWLAHRSLATLHLRIDRQCTTALALAEALTKRAEVTGLRYPGLPTDPSHVVARRQMRRFGSVVSFELADRETAERFLSALRLVDDATSFGGVRSTAERRGRWGGDAVAEGFIRFSVGAEDPEDLLADVEQALNTAVR; via the coding sequence ATGAGCACCATGGGCGACGGAACGCGCGCAGTACGCGCCGGGCTTCCCGAACCGGAGCAGTTCGGACCCACCCTCCCCGGCCCGGTCTTCGCCGCGCACTTCCACCTCTCGGGCGAACCGGTGGGTCCCTACACCTACGGCCGGGAGACCAACCCGACCTGGACCCACCTGGAGCGGGCCATCGGCGAGCTGGAGGCTCCCGGTGAGGAGGTGGGCACGACCGTGTTCGCCTCGGGCATGGCGGCGATCACCGCAGTACTGCTCTCCCAGGTCCGCTCGGGTGACGCCGTGGTCCTGCCCGACGACGGCTACCAGGCGCTGCCGCTCGTACGGGAGCAACTGGAGGCGTACGGGGTCGAGGTCCGGACCGCGCCGACCGGCGGCGACGCCCAGCTGGCCCTGCTGACCGGGGCGAAGCTGCTCTGGATCGAGAGCCCGTCCAACCCGGGCCTGGACGTCTGCGACATCCGGCGGCTGGTCGATGCCGCGCACGCGACGGGCGCGCTGGTCGCCGTCGACAACACTCTGGCCACCCCGATCGGCCAGCGCCCGCTGGAGCTGGGCGCCGACTTCTCTGTCGCCAGCGACACCAAGGGCATGACCGGGCACGGCGACATTTTGCTCGGCCATGTGACCTGCCGCGATCCCCGGCTGACGGCGGACGTGCGGCGCTGGCGCAAGGTCGTCGGGGCGATTCCGGGGCCGATGGAGGCCTGGCTGGCGCACCGCTCGCTGGCCACCCTCCACCTGCGCATCGACCGGCAGTGCACCACCGCCCTCGCTCTCGCCGAGGCGCTGACGAAGCGCGCGGAGGTCACCGGGCTGCGGTATCCGGGACTGCCCACCGACCCGTCACATGTCGTCGCGAGGCGCCAGATGCGACGCTTCGGATCCGTGGTGTCCTTCGAGCTGGCCGACCGGGAGACCGCTGAGCGCTTCCTGTCCGCGCTGCGCCTGGTCGACGACGCGACGAGCTTCGGCGGCGTCCGGTCCACCGCGGAGCGCCGGGGCCGCTGGGGTGGCGACGCCGTCGCGGAGGGCTTCATCCGCTTCTCGGTCGGCGCGGAGGACCCCGAGGACCTGCTCGCCGACGTCGAACAGGCGCTGAACACGGCGGTCCGGTAG
- a CDS encoding NUDIX domain-containing protein encodes MTERPVVKRTARAVLLDGDDLILIKRTKPGVDPYWLTPGGGVEPEDATVVEALHREVDEELGAKIVDVVPCFVDTVEHIADGGVTGVKVQHFFVCRLVSMDVSLRHGPEIDEPTGEYEIVRVPFSRVGIAAVHLVPLSLRHYLDGNIEGVRAMHAPDLG; translated from the coding sequence ATGACCGAACGTCCTGTGGTCAAGCGCACCGCACGCGCCGTCCTGCTCGACGGCGACGATCTCATCCTGATCAAGCGCACGAAGCCGGGGGTCGATCCGTACTGGCTCACGCCCGGCGGCGGGGTCGAGCCGGAGGACGCCACCGTCGTGGAAGCGCTGCACCGCGAGGTCGACGAGGAGCTGGGCGCCAAGATCGTCGACGTGGTCCCGTGCTTCGTCGACACCGTGGAGCACATCGCGGACGGGGGCGTGACGGGGGTGAAGGTCCAGCACTTCTTCGTCTGCCGACTGGTGTCGATGGACGTCTCCCTGCGGCACGGCCCGGAGATCGACGAGCCCACCGGGGAGTACGAGATCGTCCGGGTGCCGTTCAGCCGGGTCGGGATCGCGGCCGTGCACCTCGTTCCGCTGTCCCTGCGGCACTACCTCGACGGCAACATCGAAGGCGTACGGGCGATGCACGCCCCCGACCTGGGCTGA
- the thiC gene encoding phosphomethylpyrimidine synthase ThiC encodes MTTADARTPASKQNDGTPDGTTPGDGTRNDEAGKSIGWHKGYVQGSRPDLRVPVRQVHLTNGKDVTLYDTSGPYTDPSIDTDVRRGLAPLRENWIIARGDTEEYAGRPARPEDDGLKHTSPRGGLRNLDAVFPGRPRQPRRSRDGRPVTQLAYARRGEITPEMEYVAIRENVEPEVVREEIAQGRAVLPANVNHPEIEPMIIGKRFLVKVNANIGNSAVTSSIEEEVDKMTWATKWGADTVMDLSTGRNIHTTREWVLRNSPVPIGTVPLYQALEKVDGRAEELTWEIYKDTVIEQAEQGVDYMTVHAGVRLPYVPLTARRKTGIVSRGGSIMAAWCLAHHKESFLYEHFEELSEILATYDVTYSLGDGLRPGSIADANDEAQFAELRTLGELNTIAKRFGVQTMIEGPGHVPMHKIKENIDLQQEICEEAPFYTLGPLTTDVAPAYDHITSGIGAAMIAWWGTAMLCYVTPKEHLGLPNRDDVKTGVITYKIAAHAADLAKGHPGAQEWDDALSDARFEFRWEDQFNLALDPDTAREFHDETLPAEPAKTAHFCSMCGPKFCSMKISQDIRRQHGGSQEEIEEGMAEKSKEFAAAGNRVYLPIAD; translated from the coding sequence ATGACCACAGCGGACGCACGCACGCCTGCCTCGAAACAGAACGACGGAACGCCGGACGGCACGACGCCGGGCGACGGGACGCGGAACGACGAGGCCGGGAAGTCCATCGGCTGGCACAAGGGGTACGTCCAGGGCTCGCGCCCGGACCTCCGGGTGCCGGTTCGACAGGTGCACCTCACCAACGGCAAGGACGTGACGCTGTACGACACGTCCGGGCCGTACACCGATCCCTCCATCGACACCGATGTCCGCCGGGGGCTCGCGCCCTTGCGGGAGAACTGGATCATCGCCCGCGGCGACACCGAGGAGTACGCGGGCCGGCCGGCCCGCCCCGAGGACGACGGGCTCAAGCACACCTCGCCGCGCGGCGGACTGCGCAACCTCGACGCGGTCTTCCCCGGCCGCCCGCGCCAGCCGCGCCGCAGCCGCGACGGACGTCCCGTCACCCAGCTCGCGTACGCCAGGAGAGGGGAGATCACCCCGGAGATGGAGTACGTGGCGATTCGGGAGAACGTGGAGCCCGAGGTCGTCCGCGAGGAGATCGCGCAGGGCCGGGCGGTGCTGCCCGCCAACGTCAACCACCCCGAGATCGAGCCGATGATCATCGGCAAGCGGTTCCTGGTGAAGGTCAACGCCAACATCGGCAACTCGGCCGTCACCTCCTCCATCGAGGAGGAGGTGGACAAGATGACCTGGGCGACGAAGTGGGGCGCCGACACGGTCATGGACCTGTCCACCGGCCGCAACATCCACACCACCCGAGAATGGGTGCTGCGCAACTCCCCCGTGCCGATCGGCACCGTCCCGCTCTACCAGGCCCTGGAGAAGGTCGACGGCCGGGCAGAGGAGCTGACCTGGGAGATCTACAAGGACACCGTCATCGAGCAGGCCGAGCAGGGCGTGGACTACATGACGGTGCACGCCGGTGTGCGCCTGCCGTACGTCCCGCTGACGGCCCGTCGTAAGACCGGCATCGTCTCGCGCGGCGGCTCGATCATGGCGGCCTGGTGTCTCGCCCATCACAAGGAGTCGTTCCTCTACGAGCACTTCGAGGAGCTCTCCGAGATCCTCGCGACCTACGACGTCACCTACTCCTTGGGTGACGGACTGCGTCCCGGTTCGATCGCTGACGCCAACGACGAGGCGCAGTTCGCCGAGCTGCGCACGCTGGGTGAGCTGAACACGATCGCCAAGCGCTTCGGCGTCCAGACCATGATCGAGGGCCCCGGGCATGTCCCGATGCACAAGATCAAGGAGAACATCGACCTCCAGCAGGAGATCTGCGAGGAGGCGCCGTTCTACACGCTCGGCCCGCTGACCACGGACGTCGCGCCCGCCTACGACCACATCACCTCGGGCATCGGCGCCGCGATGATCGCCTGGTGGGGCACCGCGATGCTCTGCTACGTCACGCCCAAGGAGCACCTGGGGCTGCCGAACCGGGATGACGTGAAGACGGGCGTCATCACCTACAAGATCGCCGCCCACGCGGCCGACCTGGCCAAGGGGCACCCGGGTGCGCAGGAGTGGGACGACGCTCTCTCCGACGCACGGTTCGAGTTCCGCTGGGAGGACCAGTTCAACCTGGCCCTCGACCCGGACACGGCACGGGAGTTCCATGACGAGACGCTGCCCGCCGAACCGGCGAAGACGGCGCACTTCTGCTCGATGTGCGGGCCGAAGTTCTGCTCGATGAAGATCTCCCAGGACATCCGGCGTCAGCACGGCGGTTCGCAGGAGGAGATCGAGGAGGGCATGGCCGAGAAGTCGAAGGAGTTCGCGGCCGCAGGCAACCGGGTCTACCTGCCCATCGCCGACTGA
- a CDS encoding cupin domain-containing protein — protein MKAFRLDELEAERAANDGAYLQFVRERNMSVGLYALDAGALDPQQPHQQDEVYFVVSGRASITVGTETTQVGRGSVVYVPAGVAHKFHHITEDLRVMVVFSPPEG, from the coding sequence ATGAAGGCATTCAGACTGGACGAGCTGGAGGCGGAGCGGGCCGCCAACGACGGCGCTTACCTGCAGTTCGTGCGGGAACGCAATATGTCGGTCGGCCTGTACGCCCTGGACGCGGGAGCGCTCGATCCGCAGCAGCCGCACCAGCAGGACGAGGTCTACTTCGTCGTCAGCGGGCGGGCATCGATCACGGTGGGGACGGAGACGACGCAGGTCGGCAGGGGGAGCGTCGTCTACGTGCCCGCGGGCGTGGCCCACAAGTTCCACCACATCACCGAGGATCTGCGGGTGATGGTTGTCTTCTCGCCGCCCGAGGGCTGA
- a CDS encoding MFS transporter, whose protein sequence is MPLALLALAIGAFGIGTTEFVIMGLLPEVAGDFQVSIPTAGFLVTGYALGVVLGAPLMTLLGTRVTRKRMLMLLMGLFIVGNVVSALAPVFGVMLGGRVIASLAHGAFFGIGSVVAADLVAPQKKAGAIAMMFTGLTVANVVGVPLGTFIGQTAGWRTTFLLVAVLGVVGLLGVAKLVPDQPGPEGVRIRHELAAFRNVQVLLAMAMTVLGFGGVFAAITYITPMMTGIAGYSASSVTWLLVLFGLGMVGGNLIGGRFADRHLMPLLYVSLGSLAVVLGLFTVTAHHKIAAAVTIVLIGALGFATVPPLQKRVLDQAAGAPTLASAVNIGAFNLGNALSAWLGGLVIAAGLGYTAPNWVGAALAASALVLAVFSSLLERREAGKSRIVAESSPEPAVATAARH, encoded by the coding sequence ATGCCGCTCGCGCTCCTCGCCCTCGCCATCGGGGCATTCGGGATCGGAACGACCGAGTTCGTGATCATGGGGTTGCTCCCCGAGGTCGCCGGTGACTTCCAGGTCTCGATCCCGACCGCGGGCTTCCTGGTGACCGGCTACGCGCTCGGCGTGGTCCTCGGCGCCCCGCTGATGACGCTGCTCGGCACGCGTGTCACCCGCAAGCGCATGCTGATGCTCCTCATGGGGCTCTTCATCGTGGGCAACGTGGTGTCCGCGCTCGCCCCCGTCTTCGGAGTCATGCTCGGCGGACGGGTGATCGCCTCCCTCGCGCACGGTGCCTTCTTCGGCATCGGCTCGGTGGTCGCGGCCGATCTGGTCGCCCCGCAGAAGAAGGCCGGGGCCATCGCCATGATGTTCACCGGGCTCACCGTCGCGAACGTCGTCGGCGTTCCGCTGGGCACCTTCATCGGACAGACCGCGGGCTGGCGGACCACGTTCCTCCTCGTCGCCGTTCTGGGCGTCGTGGGGCTGCTCGGCGTCGCGAAGCTCGTACCGGACCAGCCCGGGCCGGAAGGCGTGCGCATCCGCCACGAGCTGGCCGCGTTCCGCAATGTCCAGGTCCTGCTGGCCATGGCCATGACGGTCCTGGGCTTCGGCGGAGTCTTCGCCGCGATCACCTACATCACCCCGATGATGACCGGGATCGCCGGCTACTCGGCCTCGTCCGTCACCTGGCTGCTCGTTCTCTTCGGCCTCGGCATGGTGGGGGGCAACCTGATCGGCGGCAGGTTCGCGGACCGCCATCTGATGCCCCTGCTGTACGTATCGCTCGGCTCGCTCGCCGTGGTGCTCGGCCTGTTCACCGTGACCGCTCACCACAAGATCGCCGCGGCGGTCACCATCGTTCTGATCGGCGCCCTGGGCTTCGCGACCGTGCCTCCGTTGCAGAAGCGGGTCCTCGACCAGGCGGCGGGTGCGCCGACGCTGGCCTCCGCGGTCAACATCGGGGCGTTCAACCTCGGCAACGCCCTCTCCGCCTGGCTCGGCGGTCTCGTGATCGCGGCAGGCCTCGGCTACACCGCCCCCAACTGGGTCGGCGCCGCGCTCGCCGCGTCGGCCCTGGTCCTGGCCGTGTTCTCCAGCCTGCTGGAGCGCCGGGAGGCCGGCAAGAGCCGGATCGTCGCCGAGAGCAGTCCCGAGCCGGCCGTCGCGACAGCGGCCCGGCACTGA
- a CDS encoding phage holin family protein: MKNFVVKTIANAGALAVAIWLIGNITLEGGSTGRKALTLILVALLFGLVNFLVKPVVQLLTFPLFILTLGLITLVVNALMLMLTSWLAGVFDLSFHVEGFWTAVLGGLIISVVSWALNVVLPDEK; the protein is encoded by the coding sequence ATGAAGAATTTCGTAGTCAAGACGATCGCCAACGCGGGTGCGCTGGCCGTTGCCATCTGGCTCATCGGCAACATCACGCTGGAGGGCGGCAGCACGGGCCGCAAGGCCCTCACCCTGATCCTGGTGGCGCTGCTCTTCGGCCTGGTGAACTTCCTGGTGAAGCCCGTGGTCCAGCTGCTGACGTTCCCGTTGTTCATCCTGACACTGGGGTTGATCACCCTGGTGGTCAACGCCCTGATGCTGATGCTGACCTCCTGGCTGGCCGGAGTGTTCGATCTCAGCTTCCACGTCGAGGGGTTCTGGACGGCGGTGCTCGGCGGACTGATCATCTCGGTCGTGTCCTGGGCGCTCAACGTCGTCCTGCCCGACGAGAAGTGA
- a CDS encoding DUF5326 family protein — MREIFAGMPWWVKWIAVPVIAIFVFGGLIASVVGFVISLLFKALVFVVVVGGLIFVVRKFMSSSSSRGDW; from the coding sequence GTGCGGGAGATATTCGCGGGAATGCCCTGGTGGGTGAAGTGGATCGCGGTGCCCGTCATTGCGATCTTCGTGTTCGGCGGGCTGATCGCCAGCGTCGTCGGCTTCGTGATCAGCCTGCTCTTCAAGGCGCTGGTCTTCGTCGTCGTGGTCGGCGGGCTGATCTTCGTCGTCCGCAAGTTCATGTCGTCGTCGTCCTCGCGCGGTGACTGGTAG
- a CDS encoding DUF805 domain-containing protein, with product MNWYLDVLKNYAGFSGRARRKEYWMFALFNFIIAVVLTVLGLAIDTQIPYYLYLAAVLVPSLAVMVRRLHDTGRSGWWFFISFVPLVGAIILLVFLASEGKPETNQHGANPKLAPAV from the coding sequence GTGAACTGGTACCTGGACGTACTCAAGAACTACGCAGGCTTCAGCGGACGCGCGCGCCGCAAGGAGTACTGGATGTTCGCGCTCTTCAACTTCATCATCGCCGTGGTGCTGACGGTGCTCGGCCTGGCGATCGACACGCAGATCCCGTACTACCTCTACCTCGCCGCGGTCCTCGTTCCGTCGCTGGCGGTCATGGTGCGCCGTCTGCACGACACCGGCCGCTCGGGCTGGTGGTTCTTCATCTCGTTCGTCCCGCTGGTCGGCGCCATCATCCTGCTCGTCTTCCTCGCCTCGGAGGGCAAGCCGGAGACGAACCAGCACGGTGCCAACCCGAAGCTGGCTCCGGCCGTCTGA
- a CDS encoding SsgA family sporulation/cell division regulator encodes MRESVQAEVMMSFLVSEELSFRIPVELRYEVSDPYAIRMTFHLPGDAPVTWAFGRELLLDGLNSPSGDGDVHIGPTEPEGLGDVHIRLQVGADRALFRAGTAPLVAFLDRTDKLVPLGQEHTLGDFDGNLEDALGRILAEEQNAG; translated from the coding sequence ATGCGCGAGTCGGTTCAAGCAGAGGTCATGATGAGCTTCCTCGTCTCCGAGGAGCTCTCTTTCCGTATTCCGGTGGAGCTCCGGTACGAGGTCAGCGATCCGTATGCCATCCGAATGACGTTCCACCTTCCCGGCGATGCCCCTGTGACCTGGGCGTTCGGCCGCGAGTTGCTGCTGGACGGGCTCAACAGCCCGAGCGGCGACGGCGATGTGCACATCGGACCGACCGAGCCCGAGGGCCTCGGCGATGTGCACATCCGGCTTCAGGTCGGCGCGGACCGTGCGCTGTTCCGGGCCGGGACGGCGCCATTGGTGGCGTTTCTCGACCGGACGGACAAGCTCGTGCCGCTCGGTCAGGAGCACACGCTGGGTGACTTCGACGGGAACCTGGAGGATGCGCTCGGCCGCATCCTCGCCGAGGAGCAGAACGCGGGCTGA
- a CDS encoding YibE/F family protein codes for MTSPQSDPAPQPPQGHSHGHTHSHGPAAPVSRHLRKVIAAVLIPFATAVVVGLIAFWPGGAPDHERTGVGFDRQTQDGKVVQVVKVDCADVNAAQVPPTGDTSTPSGREAVNEQEGECAKATIEVTSGDDKGRKFVEVVQPDAPRQLKEGQGVVVAYAPDAPRDLQYSVTDVDRKIPMAVLAGIFALAVVLVGRMRGVMALVALAVSFGVLTLFILPAILQGSNPLVVAVIGASAIMLAALYLCHGVTARTSVAVVGTLISLLLIGLLGSLFIGWANLSGNTDDNTGLIHGLYPDIDMSGLLLAGVIIGSLGVLDDVTVTQTSAVWELHQADPRMGWKGLYRAGIRIGRDHIASVVNTLVLAYAGAALPLLLLFSIAQSSVGTVANSELIAEEIVRTLVGSIGLVASVPVTTVLAALVVSADRPGSGGAQAATAAPARTGRGRRRKTG; via the coding sequence GTGACCTCCCCCCAAAGCGACCCCGCACCCCAGCCGCCCCAGGGCCACAGCCACGGCCACACCCACAGCCACGGGCCGGCCGCTCCGGTCTCCCGGCACCTGCGCAAGGTGATTGCCGCGGTGCTGATCCCGTTCGCGACGGCGGTCGTCGTCGGCCTGATCGCGTTCTGGCCCGGCGGCGCGCCCGACCACGAGCGCACCGGCGTCGGATTCGACCGGCAGACCCAGGACGGCAAGGTCGTCCAGGTCGTGAAGGTCGACTGCGCGGACGTCAACGCCGCGCAGGTGCCCCCGACCGGCGACACCTCCACGCCCTCGGGCCGCGAGGCCGTCAACGAGCAGGAGGGGGAGTGCGCGAAGGCCACCATCGAGGTGACCAGCGGCGACGACAAGGGCCGAAAGTTCGTCGAGGTGGTCCAGCCGGACGCCCCCCGGCAGCTGAAGGAGGGTCAGGGCGTGGTCGTCGCGTACGCCCCCGACGCGCCGCGCGACCTCCAGTACTCGGTGACCGACGTGGACCGGAAGATCCCGATGGCGGTGCTGGCCGGGATCTTCGCGCTGGCGGTGGTCCTGGTGGGCAGGATGCGGGGGGTGATGGCGCTGGTGGCGCTGGCCGTGTCGTTCGGCGTGCTGACCCTATTCATCCTGCCGGCGATCCTCCAGGGCTCGAACCCACTGGTCGTGGCGGTGATCGGGGCCAGTGCGATCATGCTGGCGGCCCTCTATCTGTGCCACGGGGTCACGGCCCGCACGTCGGTCGCGGTCGTCGGCACGCTGATCTCGCTGCTGCTGATCGGGCTGCTGGGCTCCCTGTTCATCGGCTGGGCGAACCTGAGCGGAAATACCGACGACAACACCGGCCTCATCCACGGCCTCTACCCGGACATCGATATGAGCGGTCTGCTGCTGGCCGGCGTCATCATCGGTTCGCTCGGAGTGCTCGACGATGTGACGGTCACCCAGACCTCCGCCGTCTGGGAACTGCACCAGGCGGACCCGCGGATGGGTTGGAAGGGGCTGTACCGGGCAGGTATCCGGATCGGAAGGGACCACATCGCCTCGGTGGTCAACACCCTGGTGCTGGCGTACGCGGGCGCGGCGTTGCCACTGCTGCTGCTCTTCTCCATTGCCCAGAGCAGTGTGGGGACGGTGGCCAACAGCGAGCTGATCGCCGAGGAGATCGTCCGCACGCTGGTCGGGTCGATCGGCCTGGTCGCCTCGGTGCCGGTGACCACGGTGCTCGCGGCGCTGGTCGTCTCCGCGGACCGTCCGGGGTCCGGCGGCGCCCAGGCGGCTACGGCCGCACCCGCGCGGACGGGTCGGGGCCGTCGTCGTAAGACGGGGTGA